The genomic segment TCACAATTTCCGGCCTGAACGATGGCCGGCTGGGGCCCCCCAGGTTCTCGAGAAGGAAGGTCGCCCCGGGCCGCCGCACGGCGGGTATCATGACATCGACGCCGGTCCGTCGCTCAGTTTTCTGGTCGACAACCGCGACGACTCCGAGATCAGCCCGTACTTTCACATGGCGGTCGACAGGCGGCCTGAATTTGAATTGTTCAATATCGAGTCGGATCCTGGCTGCCTCAAGAATCTCGTCGACGATCCCAAATCGCGGCAAACTCTGCAGCAGCTGGCCAGCCAGCTCAATGACTACCTGAAGAAAACGGGTGACCCGCGGGTTCTCGATGGAGGTGACATCTATGAGAGCTATATCCGCTACAGCCACATCCGCAGCTTCCCTCCTCCGGAAGAATAAGGAACTCCGCTTGCCGCCCAGCTGGATTCGCTGTCTGTCGCCTCTTCTCTGTACGCTGATTGTGTGGAGCTGCGGAGCCAGTCGCTTGATGGCCGCTCCGCCGAAGACCGGAGATCCGCGCATCGATGCCGCGATCACCAAAGCGGTCGAGAACCTGAAGAGCGTCAAGGTCGACCACAAATACGTCGTCGGTCTGGTGACCTACACGCTGCTTGCCGCGGGAGAGGATCCGGAATCGCCGGCCGTTGCGGAGGGTCTGAAATCGATTGCGGCGAAGTGTCAGGAGTCGAGCGGTGAGTACCGCCCGTCCGGGCATCACATTTATGAAGCCACCATCGACATCATGGCCCTTGAAGCCGCTGATCCTGAGCTCTACATCGAACAGATCGAGATCATTGCCAACTATCTTCTGGGTGAGCAGGAGGCTCACGGCGGCTGGTACTATCCGGATCGACGGGGTGGTCTGGGCGATACCAGTCTTACCCAGTACGCCCTGCTGGGATTATGGGCGGCCGATCGAGCCGGCGTGCGGATCGAGAATGAGGTCTTTGAACGGGCGGCCGCGTGGCACTTCGGAACTCAGACTCCCAGCGGCGGCTTCATGTATCACCCGCAGGGCGAGAACCCGGTGAACCGTCAGATTCGGGGCACGATGACTCTGGCCGGCATCGGCTCGCTCGCAATCATCCGCACAATTCTTTTCAATCGAGCGATTCCCGAACCCGTTTCAGACACGAAGTCCAACCCCCTCCAGTTTCTGGAGCGACTCAACCCGGCAGACAAAGACAAAGGAAATCGCGACCGACGTCCGCCCAAAGCGATTCGCCCCCAAATCGATAAGACAATCGACTCATCCTATAACTGGATGACGAGGAATTTTCCCATCGCTGCCCCGCAGCCGGTCGAGGGGAACTATTACTACTATTTTTACACCATGGAACGAGCAGCCGCTCTCAACGGGTGGGCGAAGTTCGGGACCGTCGACTGGTATCCATATGGCGTCGACGCCCTGCTGGCCCGGCAGGCTCCTGACGGATCCTTTCCGGAAGCAGTCACCTACCGGCAATATGCCCCCAGTGGCACCTGCTTCTGCGTTCTGTTTCTGCTGAAAGCCACCACCAAGCTGATCCCCCAGCCAAGCAGCGGTCCAGTCGACCTGGGAGCGGGAACACTTGCCGGCGGACGGGGCCTGCCGGACGATCTGACCAAAGTCGAGTTCAAGAACGGCAAAATCAAAACCGAAGAGCCTTCTTTGGGGGACTTCAACCAGATCCTTGCCGGTCTTTCTATGATCGAACTGCCGGAAGCCGAAGGGGATGATTCGGCAAAACTCGAGGTCGATCTGACGAAACCGGAAAAGCTGATCGGCGACATCGATCTGCTTGAACGGATGGCCGTCCATCGCCAGCCTGAAATTCGTCAGGTTTCCGCCTGGGCCCTCGGACGAACCGATCGACTGGAGCATGCTCCGATCCTGATCGATCTGCTCCGCGACCCCGACCTGAGTGTGGCAATTGAAGCCCGGTATTCTCTCTGCTGGATCGCCCGGCTGCCCAATGGTTTTGGACATGAACCGGACCCGACCGAGAAGTACATCGATTACGACGTCGCGGTGGACGTAAAGCCGATTGTTAAAGAATGGCAGGAGAGTCTCTACAAAGACTGGCGGGCATGGTATCTTGAGCAGCGACCGTATGATGAGCGGGATGATTTCGATGATCCCGCCCAGATCAAGTTCCGCCGTAAACGATAGCCGCTCACGAGCCGAGTTCCGATTCCATGCTGCGTACCACCTTTCTGATTTGTGCTGCGTTGTCCTGTTTTGTCCTGGATTCCAGAGTGACCAGCGGCCGCGAAAAGCCGAACATCATCCTGATCAACTGCGATGACCTCGGCTACGGCGATATCGGCTGCATGGGCTCGCGGAAGCATCGCACGCCGAACATCGATCAGCTCTCCGTCGATGGGCTCACGCTGACCGACTTCTATGTCACTTCCGGCGTCTGCACGCCGTCGCGGTCCTCGCTGATGACGGGGTGTTATCCCAAGCGGATCGGCATGCATACCAATGGCGAGAACAAGTGGGTCCTGTTCCCGGGGAACCGACGGGGACTCCACCCCGGTGAAGTCACGATCGCAGAGCAGCTCAAGCATGCCGGCTACGCGACCGCGATCATCGGCAAATGGCACCTGGGAGACCAGCCCGAATTCCTGCCGACGCGGCAGGGCTTCGATACATGGTTCGGGATTCCCTATTCGAACGACATGGGCATCGGCCGCCGGGACTACCCTCCACTCCCGTTGATGCGAAACGAACAGGTCATCGAAGAAGAACCGGACCAGACCCAGCTGACGAAACGCTACACGGCAGAAACAGTCGGGTTCATCGAGGCCAACAAAGACCGACCGTTCTTCGTTTATTTACCGCACACCTTCCCCCATGCCCCGCTGCACGCATCGGAGGACTTCAAAGGGAAAAGTGAGAACGGGATTTACGGAGACGCTGTCGAAGAGATCGACTGGTCAGTCGGGCAGATCGTGCACGCACTGCGTCAGCGAAATCTGGAGGAGAACACGCTCGTGATTTTCACCTCCGACAACGGAGCGTCTCAACGATGGGGCGGCCGCAATCTTCCGCTGAAGGGCTTCAAGGGATCGACCTGGGAGGGGGGCATGCGAGTACCCTGCATCATGAAATGGCCGGCTGCCATTCCCGCCGGGACCGTCTCGCGGGAGATCGTCAGCTCGCTCGACATCATGCCGACGATCTCGGCCCTTGTCGACCAGCCGCTGCCGGACGATCGCAAGATCGACGGGTACGATGTCTCCGCCCTGCTCCACAATCCGCTCGAAGCCGAATCCCCGCGGCAAACGATGTTCTACTACTACCGCGAGCACCTGTGTGCGGTCCGGCACGAGAACTTCAAACTGCATGTCCGCCCTGCCAGAGCGAGAGCCGACAGGAACTTTGAGCCTCAGCTCTACAATCTTGCCAACGACATTGGCGAAACCCGCAGCGTCGTTCAGGAAGAGCCGGAAGTGATGACCGAACTGATGATCCTCGTCGAGGAATGCCGACGGGATCTCGGCGATGGCGACCAGCCCGGGCAGCACACCCGTCCGCCGGGACAGGTCGATCAGCCCCGAACGTTGACCCCACGGCCGTCCACAGATCAGGCTCAACCCGAAACGAAGTCGAACTGACGGTCAGTCCTGCGACGCTTTCGATGGCTCGGAAGCAGCCGGCCTCACTTCGATTCGGTCGATCCCGACCATGAATCGCGGTAATGCTTTCGGGTTCGTCCCCGTGATTTCGACGGTCAGTGTGAGTTCGCCGGCTTGTTCCACTTCAACGTTCTCCAGCACGACAGTCGGCCCTGGAAGAACGTCGGCTGTATACAGGTCGGCGGTGCCCGCTGCTTCGCCGGCTTTCACGGAGATCTGACCGTAGTCTTTGGCCGTGGTCGTGAAGCAGGTGACGGTGCAGGGGCCCGGCGGCAGTTTCTGCAGCGTGACCTTGAGCGTGTCGCCCGGCTCTCCGCCCGTCCACCAGAGTTGATTATCCCCCGACCAGTACGGGCCGAAACCACCCATCTGCTGAGGCCGAACGTTTCCACCAGTCACTTTCGCCGAACCGGTGATCGCTTCCCCTTCGATCCGCAGCACACCCGGTTCAACCGGCGGCACGCGAGAGAGCTGAACTTCTTTCGATGTCGCGGCGTCTTCGGTGGCCGTCAGATAGCGGAACAGCTGCAGCACCTGCGCATCGCTCATTGGTTTTAACTGGTTCTCCGGCATCAGCGATTTGTCGGATGTCTTGCGAATCTCGATATCGTCCAGAGCCAGCACGAGTACTTCGTTGGTCGTCTGGATTGTGACCGCCGAATCGTTCTCGGATTTCACCAGCCCGTTCACAACGCGGCCATCGGTCGTGACAAAGGTCGTCATCAGATAGTTCCGGCCGATAACGGCGTTCGGTTCCAGAATATTCTCAAGCCAGTAGTCGATGTTCGTGCGATTCGCCCCGGTAATTTCAGGACCAATCTCCCCTCCCTTGCCGAACAGCCGATGGCACTTGCCGCAGTTGGCTTCATAGAGCTTGCGACCTTCACCGAGATGGGCATCGGCAATCGCGCGAGGCTGCAGCAGTTTCCGATACTTCGTGAACGCCGCTTCCTTATCGGCGGAAGCCGTTCCGATCTTCCCCCAGACCTTCTCCAGCCGAGCCAGCAGCTTCTCATCGTCCAGCGACACAACCTGCCGCACGATGTAAGCCGGCACCGTGGTCGGATCGATCGCTCCGTTTTCCATCGCGGTGATCAGCGTCTCGGCGTATCCCTTCCGGGAGACGAGCACGTTCAGAACTTCCGTCTTCTGGTTCGGAGGCAGCTGGCTGTAAACACTCAACAATCGCGGGGCGGCTTCGGGATGAGTGACGCGGGCCAGTGCACGAATGGCTTCGCTCCGCAACGCCGGATCATCCAGCAGATCGAGACCGAGGCTGGCCAGTTCAGGATCCTTCGCTTCCGCCAGCAACTGCAGAGCATCTCGACGAGCCACGAACGGTTTGCTGCGATCCCGCACCAGCGAACGGAAATGGGGAAACGCGGATTCATCGCCAAAGCGGATTCCGAGCGAAAGAACCAGTCGGTCGATCTCGGCATCCGAACGGTTCTGCAGATCGCCGGCGGCCTGTCGCCAGTTCTCCGGCATCGGTGCCCCGGCCCGGCTGATGACAATCGCCTGCATCTCGTTGAGCACGAGCAGCACGAACTCACGCGGCACGTTCGGCATCAGCATTTCGGTCAGAAGATTCCGTCCTTCTTCACTGGACGACATCCGCCGCACGACAAATTGAGTCAACTGTTTCCAGCCGCTCTTCCGGGCGAGGTTCAATAGTCGAACCGGATCGACATCGGCCAGCGGTTCGGCTCCATACCAGACGAGCAGCGGAATGTTCTTGTCGAGTTCATCTGAACGATGCGATGTCAGCCCTTCCAGGATTCCCCATCGCTGCCCGGCCGGAAGTCGCTGCAGTTGAGCC from the Rubinisphaera margarita genome contains:
- a CDS encoding sulfatase family protein produces the protein MTSGREKPNIILINCDDLGYGDIGCMGSRKHRTPNIDQLSVDGLTLTDFYVTSGVCTPSRSSLMTGCYPKRIGMHTNGENKWVLFPGNRRGLHPGEVTIAEQLKHAGYATAIIGKWHLGDQPEFLPTRQGFDTWFGIPYSNDMGIGRRDYPPLPLMRNEQVIEEEPDQTQLTKRYTAETVGFIEANKDRPFFVYLPHTFPHAPLHASEDFKGKSENGIYGDAVEEIDWSVGQIVHALRQRNLEENTLVIFTSDNGASQRWGGRNLPLKGFKGSTWEGGMRVPCIMKWPAAIPAGTVSREIVSSLDIMPTISALVDQPLPDDRKIDGYDVSALLHNPLEAESPRQTMFYYYREHLCAVRHENFKLHVRPARARADRNFEPQLYNLANDIGETRSVVQEEPEVMTELMILVEECRRDLGDGDQPGQHTRPPGQVDQPRTLTPRPSTDQAQPETKSN